TGTGTCTcggaagaaaaaaaagggaattcATCGCCCACCTCTTCGTTGCGTTCCTTGCGGGCAGCCTGAACGATCTTTTTCATCTCCTTCTCCACCTTGCGTAGGATAAAGCGCTCTTTTATTTCGCGAACATCGTAGGGACACAGCCAGTCGTAGGTCTTCCGGGTACTGTATGCCTGCCAAAAGGCGTAGAACGGACCCACCACATCTTCGTAACTACTGTTTGAATGACCAAAGTCAGGCGCCATCCCCAACCGGTCGTCCTTGTCCATGAACTCTAAGTCCTCCGAGGCGATTTGGACGAAGACATCGGTGTACACGCGGTAAAAGCCGTGCTCATTGTCGCCATAGCCCTTGTAACAGGAGCTCGTGAAGAACTGGAACACGTCCAGGCAGTTCTCCGCATAATCGGAGTTCTTGCCGCGCAAGATCTGCTCGCGATGGTTGTCGTACCAAGACCGTTCCTGAGGATCAGACAGAACTTCATACGCTTGCTGGATCAGCTGGAAGCGCTCTTTGGCCTCCGCCAGTCGGTCGGGATTCTTGTCCGGGTGCCAGCGCAGGGCCATCTTACGGTACGCACTCTTGATGTCCCCATCGTTGGCGTTTCTTTGGAGCTCGAGCTCCTCGTAATAGCAACGCATGTTTCTTagaacaacaaataattttgatAGAGTTGCCAGATGGGCGGAAAGACAGCTGGCGCTCACAGATGCGTTGTCAGTGCTGCAAAGCGCTGGAAGGGGAACGTAAATATCTTGCAAAGTAGCTTACTTTTGGGCTGAGAGCGTTTTGCGTTTATTGTAATAGCTGAAAAAAACGTTAGGAAAACAATAGAAGCCTATTCTTACAAGGTCTTGAAATTACAGTTACCCAGTTAAGTGGCTAAACTGCAAGTGGCATCTCCTAGCAGTCATACGTAACTGCGCATCCCGTCATTAGCTTTTTTACTTTCGACGGCGACGGACGTTTCTTTTCATCCGTGTCCGCGCATCCTTAGTTGACTAAATTCTGCCGCATGCTTTTCTCACTACCACCGAAGCTCACACATCGCATACCTATACACaggcagagaaaaaaaataaaatcggAAAGGTTCCTGTGAAAAGCAGCAGTTAAACACATCAGAAGTTGTAGTTTTTCCCAGGACGTAACGGTGCTTTTTTCCCTTAGTTTCCGAAGCATTTATacataatttgcataaactaaataataatcgACTGGAATCGAAGCTCGACTATTGCCAATCACCCATAACGATAcaagcaaagtgccaaaatgTCGTTTAGCATTTGAGTCTGCATACGAAAAGGAAAATAGCTTGACATAAAATTTACAGTTACGTGGGATTTACAACCGTGGGCTGTAACACACAGACAGGCcttcacatacacacacatacttaCGTCGAGTGAGTGCGGGAGTGGAGTCCTTGAAGCATCTCTGCTTACGAACAACCCCCACAACATTGGGTGCGTCGGTACTCGGCGCGAAGTAATGAATAACGGCCAAAAATAACCgtcaacaaaaaacaaacaaacacaagtATAGAAAGCCGACGAAGTCCGTGTGTGTTCTGGTGTAGATTTACCATTGCCCTTTCATCTCTtgtgcgggtgtgtgtgtgggcgccaaaataaaagaaggCGCAAAGGATATGAGGACAACGTTGTCTGCCACATTTGCAAGTAAGGTAATTTCGCATAAAATTCCAGCACAGCCTCCCACCCAAACTATAGAAAATGTGTCCCTACTGAAAAGCCATTCGGCTTTTGTGCCGTAGTAAATGGATTTCCTTATCAGCGCAAAGTGGTCCCAGGAGTCCACTCCTCTTCATTGTTGCAGCTGAATTGCAGCCAGCTTAATGAACTCCCCTTTCAGGAATTACCGTCCGTCCACATCGGCTAAGACTAGAATACCACTATGTTTGGATCCAAGCTGCGCTCCTGGATGGAGACGCATATTGTGCGTCCGCGGAAGAAGGGCAGTAAACACAAGCAAGGGACCGTGGACGCAGGCAGTTCTTGCGTGGGGAAGAAGGCGGGCACCTTACCAACACAGGGCAGCAACCTAACTAGCCCGGTCCTGACCAGTAGCGGAAGCCACAGCATCGCCAGTCCGGTGCGGAGGCGCGAGGTCTCCCCCATCCAGTGTCACGTAAGTAGCTTCCTTCCTAGGAATATACAAATGCTTACGTCGATCATATTTTCGTAGCCACCCAGTCGTCGATATGGCTGGCAATCCCCAGATGAAGATTCCTACGTCATAGCCTCGCCCAAGTCGGACAATTTGCTTCACGCTCCGCACTGCTATCAGCCGCATCAACCGCTCCAGCAGCCGTCGCACCACTTAAGCGTGCCCAATAGCAAGGAAACCTATGCGGAGAAATCGCCCACCAGGGTAAACTGCTCTTCGTCCTCCATATCGTCGTTGTCCTGGTCAACGGGATCCAAGGAGCCCTCTTCTGGCAAACAAGCAATTTTTAGAGAGCAGTCCTTAAATGGGGAATACCACATCCCACctgaggaggaggtggagtaCGAGGAAGTTGGCGCTTTGCTGCTTCGGCATGCACCACCCATTGCAGAACAACAGCGCCCGCAGTCAGAAAACTTAAGTGCCGTGCGTCTAATCTACAAGGAAGAGCCAAGGCAAAGCAAGAATCATGTTCGTTACGGTCGCCTGCTTCCCTCCAAGCTAGCACCGGCTCAGCATGGCGAGTCACTGGATAATTTGACAGCTACACCGCCTATTCCACCCGCTTCACTTACCGGCTCGCGTATTCGAACTCCACGAGGAATTCAGCgcaataattttatttcggGACCCCGGCCACACAGCTTGCCCTCGCCAGAAAGCGCTTATTCCACGGGCTACTCCACAGATGGCACATCGCCATGCGCCGCCAGCAACTACAATCCACCTGAGTACTACATTAACATGCGCTCGGGAACCCACTATTTCCCGAAGAGCGTCAACTCGCTGGCCGTCGAGGCCCAGCGGTACAAGTTCGGCCTTAACCGCATAGAGGAGATGTCGCCTATGGATCCGTTGCCCAAGAGCAACTTCGCAACTGCCACTCATGGCCCGGAGTCGTCGCCTAGTTCGCTAGCTCTGCGGCAGCAGTCAAAGCTCTTTGAGTGTGAGTTTCAGTGTTGTTAGCCCGGCTGCTGGCAAACTGAGCAATTAACCCATTTAAAATCTCTACTTGGCTGAAGTAGCATCTCTCATCTCCTTTTTTGCAGCTCCCTCGCCGAGACAGCGCTGTCGTATAAGAACAAATCCCTGGTACAACACGGGAGAGCTCTTGCCTAGCACGACAGGCCCCACACGCTTGGATCTGGATGCGACCAGTACTACCTCCACGACCTCGTCGGGCATTAAGTCAAGCAATGAACTGGAAGTTCCGGTGGCCAAAACAATAGCAAACAAAGCAGGGAAGCCAGTCCCTTATGCAGCAACCTCCAACTGCAGAGCTACTCCTAGCCAGGCAGCCAAACAGGCTGATATAGACATTGTTGGGGGAGGGGCTGGTGTTGCACCTGGGGCTGGAGTTGTTTATGAATCCGAGGGCTCCTCGACTTCGACTGAATTGGAAAATGTGCATGCCCCACATACCATTAAGCGGCGTCACTTGGACCACGCCGAGACTACAACAACTTCAGCGCCCGTGGCAGCTGGTGGTGGAACTGGAGCTACCACTACATCCTTCGTTCTTAGTGATGACGAGGCCACCCTTAATGAAATGATTGGGAAGTTCGACGAGAGTTACATTTACGAAAAGGAAACTGATATATTAAGGTGAGTTGGAGTCGTTCAGTGCTCGCCAAGTCAACTTAAGTTGCCTTCTTATATTTAATTCGACTTCTAGCAGTGATTCAGACCTTACGGACTGCTGTGCTTCGGAGCTAGATACTGGACAGGATGCGGGTGATGAGTGTGACACAGACGAGTTGTTGGACATTGACTTTATAGACACTTCATCCATGCAAGAGGTGGAACTTGACCGCAAGGATCTGTCACGAAATCTGGGCAACTGTCACTACTATTCTAATCACCCTATCAGTCCGGTGCTCAATCGAAAGGCATCAGTCCGTTCCCGACGCAAGAGCGGTCAGGAGACGGGGGAAAGCTCCCAACAGCGCCGACGCAAGAGGTTCCTTAAAACACGTAAGAAGAGTTGTGAAAATCGCGAAAAGACTTCTTCGTCACCTCTTCGTGAGCCTCGTGGCACCCGAAGTGTGGGTGGCACGCCCGTCTGTTTGCGCCGCAATCTACTGGGTCCAAGTGAGAGGTATAAGAcaacaatttaataattatatataggattttaaaatattttgtttaaagaaTATACAAAACGTCTCCCCTGTCAAACCGCTCCAACTCGCTAATCTTTGgaagcataaaaaaaaagtcaacACTCACCATCGCAGAAAGCGAAAAAGCACTTCTTAAGGCAGACTTGGAGGCTGATATGAAATATAAACAACTAATTATGGAAGCGGAGTCTTTGCTGGAATCGATGAAGAACAGCTTACAGAGGTAAGGAATgataaagtttaaatatttggtTCGTTATTAATAACATATCACCATTAGCATTCCCAGAGACACGCCTGTCGCCAGCCCAAGACGAGTGAATCCCTTAGCTAACAAGCGGGTGGAAATGCTTAAAAACAGTGAAGTGGTGGACTCCAAAAAACAGACTCTGGTTCTTAACTCTCCTCCTCTTGAGCATGAGTTAGCAGCAGCCATTAATAAGCGCATAGAGATGCTCAAGTTTGAGACATCGTCTGCTTCTTCGCCACCAAACAGTCCCAAGCCTGCCCGTTACAGTCCTCGCAAAACGCATCTGACCAACTTTATGAATCAAAATGCTCCACCAGAGTTGCCACCACGAAAAATAAAAGGCAACCCTCCCTCTGCTCCACTCTCGCCACAACTTCAGCTAAATGGAAGGAGTATTCAGGAGAGTCCAAAGAGCAAGCGACGCACGATGATGGTGACTTCTTCTACCACGACAACGGTGATCAGCTTCAACGGCAGTGATCCTGAGATGGAGTGCATAGCTGTAGAGGATATTGGCAATCACAACTACTTGCCTCAGCCGCAATCGAATACGAGGGATGGAAAATATGGATCGAATACGAAAATGGAAAACCCATTGCATGCcgaattaaatattaataacaacTTTTACTGCCCACACAGCGAGCCCTTAAAGCGCAAGGTATACAAGGGTAGCTCATCGTTCGagcgcataaaaaaaaacttcgaCTTCGAATTGGGTAAGTAATTCGCCTTGTTTGTAAGTGAAGTATTTAATCAAATGATACACAGATTCAAACGGACGGTGCAAGTCAAATGAGCGTTCGCAAATTAAGCTTTTGGCCTCCGTGTCGGCCAAGAGCTCTATGCAAGACGTGACCGTTGACGAGGCCAAGGGCCATGCAATAGGCGGTAGTAACCGCAAGCAGCAGCTCATACTGAATACCATTTTCGATTTAAAGCGCAGCTTGGAGCATCAAAGCCATCAACTGAGTGGATTTAATGGCGAATAGAACTGAGTGAACTACTAGGACTAATATCATCATCATACTTATTTACAATGCATCATATAGACAGTAACTAGTTGGCTAAGATATAGAGTCCAAAAGAGTCCCTCAGACTAGACACTGAAACGAAGCGCAATAACATTAACTTATAAGGGGAGACgattatttacaaaaatactAGAATACTCAAGGGCCGTAATAGAACATATGAACTGGTGCAGAATCTTATCACAAAAAGTATTTAGAATGTAGCAAATTGTTTTTGATGGAAGTGTTACATTACAATCGTAATCATAACCCAGAAGTTTTCAAAGtaatattttcagttttaaaatGTACTTTAGACACCATAGATTTTAGTTAAAGCATATCAAAGAATGTGTATACTAAGTAATATTCTGTTGAAATTAATCGTTTCTGTTATTTACATCAATTTTGTTTTGGATACACATTGTTTTCATGAAAAATTCGAAACATATATTTTAACGGTCTATATGCCCAAGCTGAAAGTATGTTCAGAACACTATTTCCGTGGCATGTCCATCATACTATCCTACCAACTCATACTATCCAATCATAGCTTGAATACGTTGATATTAGTAACCAAACCAAACTACATAAGTTAATAACTGGTAGTATTCCTTAGTTTTTAACGAGCGTCAGCGCGTGTGCGTTAATGTGGAAAATATACTAACCTTTCAATGCAAATCCCATTTGAACGTCGACTACACTTATAGAGCTCATCTTATTACTAAACTTGACAACACATTTCACCTAATTATCTATATTAGAAAAGTATTCAAAAGTAGACCTTTAAGTAAACCATATTAAGATCCatccaaatgaaaattgtttagccaAATTTTTTGTAGaataatgaaaagaaaaggcATTGTTTTACTGTTTTGTTTCCTTGGTTAAGTAGATAAAGACTATTGAGTTTCTATGCCAGAAATTGAAATAATCAGAAGGAAATCGAATTATATTCCAGCTGGCATTACcatgaatttaaaattttgttgtattggcaaaaattttaatgtttaccAATTGGGAAAATTTGGTTGTAATTTGGATTAATCGACTCATGTAATTATTTATGGTGTTGTGTACccaattaatataaataatagaCGCTGTAGAACCTACACGATGAATACATTATCTAAGTCATACTGTAACGTGATAATAAATCTAATGAAAATCCTAAGACCAAAATCAAACCATATCCAAAATCTAAGGAGATCCACAGAACTGTAAGtataaatgaattaaataattcttAACGGTTTTGTTTGTTCTTCTTAGTAGTACGTATGTCTCTGTAGATTTGCGAGCTTGTTGCTCATcgatattaaaatttaaattttcgtttttgctTACGTACTAGTGCCTGCTCCTAGTGCCTCTGGACAGGAGGGGTAGTGGTTCAGTATGATgtgttaaatttacttaattaGTTTCACCCGCGACGCGACACTTGAACATCGAACGCTGGCCTGCAAAACGAAAGACGCACGCCGCGATATCAAGACATCGAACTCGCTATTTTGAACTTTAAATGGGCAGCTAATGCGTAGTTCCACCCAGCCCACAATGACGGCTTGGACCTGCAGCTGTCATGGTAATTTATGCACCCTAGATTCCAAATATTCAATTGGATTTCCGATTAAAGCGACCTTAAGACAATCCAACGAGCTTTTGATAAGACGACTTACAAACCGCAACTTAGGAAAGACTGCAGCAGATTCACTTCAAAGACGGGGACTTACATCCGTTCGAGACCCAGTAGCACCACTTGTGGTATGAGTGATATTCGTTTCTGCTGAATACCCATTATCCTATCAGTCGACATATGTAATTATTGAACCCATATACTTTAAACGTCAATAAAGGACCAATATTTTGAACTGCCTCATTGATTGCTCTTCCACGTTCGAACAAGATGCCAGTCATCGTGGAATTTCCAGAGACGTCGATTCGCGATCCCCGTTTCTTGTCATCTCGTTCATTATTGTGTCTGGCGATAAAAATAAACTCGCACTGTTCTAAAAATCCCCAGAAGAGCATCGGCAATGGAAAATTAGCAGACAGATCATGGACTGGCCGCTGctaattatgcaaatggaGGCGGAGACAGGGAGCGGGCTGGGCGAGGAACACTGGCCTGCCTGTTGGAATACCAATTGACCAGGCCACGCTTGAAACATCAAATCAGCATTAAGTCGGCAAAAACATCGATCGGAAGAGTTGCCATAAAATGCGTGGTGGCCCAGTGAAGAAGCAGGCGCGACCTGCTCTGGCTCCGTTGGAGATGCGCCCTAAATGGCCAAACTGGTTATCCTTCCACAATCGTTGCGCTAGCCAGGAGGAGGAATGCACTCTGAAAGCCAGGGGCCGGTCTACAAGCGcattcgcttttttttttttactaacGGTTTGGAAGGTGCTTAACCAATTGCCGAATACTGGAAACAGTGAAAAGTCAACCATAAACTATTAGTTTGCAAATGCTGCCTAGGCCTTTTTAATTACTAAgttaaaaagtgaaaaaaaaaaacagaaaaacaatgTAAGTCAGGTGGCGAACCTGAAAACCTATTTATTAAGTTCCGCGCTTGACGATTTCCGGTTAGGGTATTGCCATGGCCGACTACAACCAAGATGTGATCTACAGTGTAGCTTTCGATCTCGAGCGCGCCGAAAGCTTTGAGCTCCGAGGAAGGGGGCTAATATGTTGCTGTGGTTTCTGTTTGCCGTCGTGTTGACTGTTGtgcgttgttgctgctttttaACGTCTTTGTcgattattgttattattattgagattcttgttgttgtcgacgctttggtttttggccGTAAAATGTTACTTTAGCGTCGGCACGGTGCGCCAGCGCAGTTGCGGGCTCTGCCGCAGTCGCTGTTTAGGGGAACAGCGCAGTGGCGTCGCCGCAACCGCTGTTTTTAGCCATGAAGGTCATGCCCAGGTGTGTGGCATTCAGATTCACCTGAGCCCGGGCCGAGCCCGATACTAAGTCCGCTACAGAAACCGAATCAGAGGCGGGCCAAGCCGGACTGCAGCTCCAAAAAGGTGGAGTGGGCAGAGGGGCACGTTGTTGTTTTGGCAGTTATGAAACTAGTCCAATGACTCGCCTGTGTTAGTGTACATCTGACTCAAGTCCGAGCTTTTGCCCGTGCCTCGTCTTCTTGTAAGCGTGTAATTACCCACACTGCTGCAcagggcgtatgagtgatCTTCCCCATGCTCTTATTGTCCAGTTCTCAATGTTGCGTCAGCCACATCTTCGGAGTTTCGCAACGTGAGACAAATGATCGCAATACTAAGACAATTGCACCTCGTTCTGAGAAGTGATTTGTGTACGGCAGGCAGGCGATATGAGGAGTACCCAAAACACAGGTGACAAAGGAAAATAGCCCAGTCATGCGGCACTATGCAAAAATCGGCTCAGCCCGCTGCGTAGCGGATTGTCCGGTTCTGATTCTCGACATCCGGGGAACGGGGGCTTCCAACTTAATGTGATCTCTGAGTGATTGCCTCTACACAAACAGGTCACAGTTGCCTGCCAAAAATGGCACCAACCTCAGCGGCATCATAGTGCAACAGACCATGATTACATTTCTGTTCTGATTCGTTAACGTTAGTAGCTAAAATTTATTCCTTTGCATCACAAAATCAGTCAATTACTGTTCTTAGGTTTTAGAACTGCAGAAATATCATCATACCATATCCTTCTGAGCAGAGCCCTCCATTCCCATTGAACCTGTTCCTGGCTTATTGGCTTCAAGTGCCTGTATCTCAAAATGCCACTGACGTCACGACAGCTCTTTGGCTTTCCGAACTTGGCCCACCTTTATGCGAATGTGAGTGTAGGTCCCCTTTAATGTGTGGAGTGGGTCAAGCTAATTAATTTCGAGGGTGCTCAATTAGCGCTCGCTCCCATTCAGCAGGAGATCACGTTGGTCGCTGGACTTTGAGAGGGTCGGTGCATCCCACCTGGGGCGGGAATCGAGTTTCGGGTAACGCGGATTGGGAAACTATCTCTACAAGTCCGCAGAATGTTCGTGAATGAATATCTTTGGCGTGATTTAGCGCGCTCTGTAATGTCTGCCGTGTGAGCTCGGCCAACTCGGCTTCggacgtgtgtgtgtgtcgaaTTTCGAGTTTTTGGACTTTGTACCAGAGGCTACAGCCATGAACTGACTTCGCAGTGCTGGCTGCTAACACGGTCCGGCCCCGCCAATCCCCGCAAGATCGTAAGCGTTGTTTGCGCTTAACTCTTGATCTGTTAAAAACTCGCAGATGGGCAGGGGTTGGGCGTACGGAAAGGAGGGGGCCGGTTATTCGGCAATGTGACGTACTTCTGACAGCATAATGCGGAATTCTGTTCTCGGCGCCCGATTCGGCGGTAGAAACCTaaccatatccatatccaaaTCCATCGGTCCGCGGCCATAATGAGACCAGCATCCGCGTATGGAAGCAGGAAGCGTTCGGGTACTGGAGAGGCGACCCTAGCGGCGATTTGCCAATCCAGTCAAAGTTAGACACAATTGTTAAGGTGCGAGCCAAGATCTCAGCTTCCGCCTGCGTACGTCGATCTGGGGTCAAACGGAAGTGTTTCTCGATGCGCTCGGACCTTTCATGCTAATCGGCGATGAAGCTGGTCGGAGTGCcgttattaattaatttctcGTTTCGATTTGCATGCCGAGTTATTGTTATTTTCGGATTTCAGCTGCGGCACGTGATAATATTTGGTTCCGACTTCGTTTCTCAGCTCTGCGATGGCTGCATCTCAATGCTGCAGAGCACCAGCTCCAGCCTTGGATAATTGGACTCCGACCTTGGGCAGTACCGAAATGCTTAACCATTACAAACAGACCAAGCTTCTGACTCACGTCGACTCTGACTTTCTTTTGTCGCCTCCGAGTTATGCTAATTCCTTAAGGCGAGAGGCTGAGGGCGGTTCTCTTGATCTGCTCAAGGTACAGGTGCTTTCGGTTTGGATGGGGTCAATAAACGGAGAGGCAACAAGGCAGCATAGGCGCAGTATCGATCTTCGCagagcttggatacttccgtCTATCTCGGCGTCGTCCGGGGTTAAGGCGAGCGAACGGCCAACAATAAGCGGAAGCCGAAGGCAACTAGAACCGTAAACAAGTTTTGCCTCACAGCAGCCGAAATCTAAGGCAATCCACCATTCCAAAACAAAGTTTCGAAAGAAACCCGAGCTTTAGATTGGCGTAGTTGGCAAACGGCTGGCCACCCCCTCCCGGACCATCCGGCGATGCGGAAGCCGTAGCAGGGCGCTAATTGATTGCCTGAGAGGAGACGTAGAACCTCTCAGAATAAGAAATCCCCCGACTCACAGCCGGGTTCGATTCCAACCAATTCAGTGGGGCAGGAGGAAGACCCTGGAAACCGCTCAAGTGGAGTCTGCCGATAAGCACGAAACAAGTTCATGGTTAGACTGGAAGCAATTCTCGACACCACCATGATAAGGCCACGTCCAAGAGCACAGTCATAATGGAAACAGAAATAAACACTAACTAGCACAATTAACTTGGCCCAGATACATACTTATCAGAATAGTAACCGAACCCAGATTGAAATGGATTGCGCCCACCATTAGCTTGAGTCGCATGTTTTTTTCCCGCATGGATCTGCATTTACGGTCTTGATCCAAGAACTGGAGAGACACCAGTTCCCTGGGCCTCCCACGCCCTAAACTTAAGCGGGAGATAGATATGCCCATGAGTCAGTCGCATGATCGGTGGTTTTTTTTCACGGTCGGTTACGGTTACTTTGTTATTGGACAAATGCTTCGCCTTAAGCACTTTATCTATGCGGCGATAAGGTTGCCTCATAGGCTTCACCTAGAAGTGGTTCGAGGAAAAGTTTTCCCTTTCCCCGGGTTACGCCTAATCAAAGACACCAGAGGAATAATACCAGTGACTCTCAAGATGTGGCACGCGTTTGCTTTCATTAAATATCCTGGAAGTGCGATTAGATTGAAAAGTTTCCGATTCCGATTGAGAAGTACTGCAGATTGCAGAGGCACACAATCATATAACGAAACCTGGATGACAAGTGGTCACGTTGGTTATGTTGTtgctataaatataaattatatcgACTCTTTGTTTTCATTAGGATAAGATAAGGAGGAATTTCCGTTGAGAAGGGAAACATCAGTACGActgattaattaattaagaaatTTCGATGAAACTTGAAACTCAGAGAAGCTAGTTTAAATACCTCCATTGCTATATTGACAACAAGAGTGGCAACAAGGCGCGATCTAGAATGCACTTTGTTTCAAAAGTCGGTTCGTTTACGGGGTATCCACTGTAATCTAAATAGCGCATTTACAATGGCCAATGCCACCTTTCAACCATTCGACTCCGCTGATCCAAGCGGCCTTTGTACCCATCGCACGAGCCAGAACTGAAATTTAGCTCCGTTGGCACTTTCTTTATCGTTGCCAAGCCCCAAAAAGGGGGCTCACCAGAACGAGCACAGTAAAAGAGCAAGCTGAATATATTTTCtaagtaaaatttatttattatgtataaataattcTCTTTTAGCTCTCGCACAAGCGCTATTAACGTTAGTAATTTACAGTTCGCTCTGCAGTCCTCGTTGCCGAACCAGGGACTCACAGTCGGGTATCCAGGTCACCTTTGGTGGGATTTAGGAGATCCCCCCTGCTGTAACCACTGGGTGTCCCTGGTCGGCTGCGAAGTGGAAATCAAACGAAACATAACGGCACAAATAGTTGGCTTAAACAATTACAATAACAATTGTGGAATATATAAATTTGCATACAGGCTAAAAGTGAAGTGGTCCCGTCTCCACAAGCATAGCTCCCACTTCACTTACGTTCGTATTCGTAATTTAGTTAGAAATTAGATTTCTTGTACTTGTTGAACATCGTTTGCTTTAGTGTTGTTTTGCAGTTCCCATAGCTATCTATCCAATATATAAATACGAAAATCAATTGTAAAGAAGAGGGATATTCGGGCCGGTGCCACCGCTGCGCCATGGTGGTTATTTGTTGACTTGGGCGCAATGGAGCCCCAACGGGTACAGAAGGAATGATTGGGATAGATGCGACTCGCTTCTGTGATTTTTGACTTTGGCTACCCTTAAACCCATAAGAGAGATGCAACGCAGAGGTTACAATTTTTACAATAGAACGTTTGTTAATTTGTTGCTTAGGCGCTGCTTTATCCACTACTATATCTACCAGTTATTTATCATCCTCagttatacatttatacaatCCTATTGCACACATACGATTCTCATATGTCTTGCTTAGCACCCCCTcaagatacatatacataatcatatacatacatagatatagatattttGATACAGTTAtagttaaagttaaaaaaataccTCACACTTGATAATAATGAGTGTAAAGACCCGCCCGCGACTATGGTATGAAGTTAACCCCGACCAGCTCGAAAGAAAGTGATAGTGTAGGAGGCATAGGAAATAGAGGGTCGAGAAG
The sequence above is drawn from the Drosophila melanogaster chromosome 2R genome and encodes:
- the CG12851 gene encoding uncharacterized protein, isoform C — encoded protein: MFGSKLRSWMETHIVRPRKKGSKHKQGTVDAGSSCVGKKAGTLPTQGSNLTSPVLTSSGSHSIASPVRRREVSPIQCHPPSRRYGWQSPDEDSYVIASPKSDNLLHAPHCYQPHQPLQQPSHHLSVPNSKETYAEKSPTRVNCSSSSISSLSWSTGSKEPSSGKQAIFREQSLNGEYHIPPEEEVEYEEVGALLLRHAPPIAEQQRPQSENLSAVRLIYKEEPRQSKNHVRYGRLLPSKLAPAQHGESLDNLTATPPIPPASLTGSRIRTPRGIQRNNFISGPRPHSLPSPESAYSTGYSTDGTSPCAASNYNPPEYYINMRSGTHYFPKSVNSLAVEAQRYKFGLNRIEEMSPMDPLPKSNFATATHGPESSPSSLALRQQSKLFESPSPRQRCRIRTNPWYNTGELLPSTTGPTRLDLDATSTTSTTSSGIKSSNELEVPVAKTIANKAGKPVPYAATSNCRATPSQAAKQADIDIVGGGAGVAPGAGVVYESEGSSTSTELENVHAPHTIKRRHLDHAETTTTSAPVAAGGGTGATTTSFVLSDDEATLNEMIGKFDESYIYEKETDILSDSDLTDCCASELDTGQDAGDECDTDELLDIDFIDTSSMQEVELDRKDLSRNLGNCHYYSNHPISPVLNRKASVRSRRKSGQETGESSQQRRRKRFLKTRKKSCENREKTSSSPLREPRGTRSVGGTPVCLRRNLLGPSERIYKTSPLSNRSNSLIFGSIKKKSTLTIAESEKALLKADLEADMKYKQLIMEAESLLESMKNSLQSIPRDTPVASPRRVNPLANKRVEMLKNSEVVDSKKQTLVLNSPPLEHELAAAINKRIEMLKFETSSASSPPNSPKPARYSPRKTHLTNFMNQNAPPELPPRKIKGNPPSAPLSPQLQLNGRSIQESPKSKRRTMMVTSSTTTTVISFNGSDPEMECIAVEDIGNHNYLPQPQSNTRDGKYGSNTKMENPLHAELNINNNFYCPHSEPLKRKVYKGSSSFERIKKNFDFELDSNGRCKSNERSQIKLLASVSAKSSMQDVTVDEAKGHAIGGSNRKQQLILNTIFDLKRSLEHQSHQLSGFNGE
- the CG12851 gene encoding uncharacterized protein, isoform D; amino-acid sequence: MFGSKLRSWMETHIVRPRKKGSKHKQGTVDAGSSCVGKKAGTLPTQGSNLTSPVLTSSGSHSIASPVRRREVSPIQCHPPSRRYGWQSPDEDSYVIASPKSDNLLHAPHCYQPHQPLQQPSHHLSVPNSKETYAEKSPTRVNCSSSSISSLSWSTGSKEPSSGKQAIFREQSLNGEYHIPPEEEVEYEEVGALLLRHAPPIAEQQRPQSENLSAVRLIYKEEPRQSKNHVRYGRLLPSKLAPAQHGESLDNLTATPPIPPASLTGSRIRTPRGIQRNNFISGPRPHSLPSPESAYSTGYSTDGTSPCAASNYNPPEYYINMRSGTHYFPKSVNSLAVEAQRYKFGLNRIEEMSPMDPLPKSNFATATHGPESSPSSLALRQQSKLFESPSPRQRCRIRTNPWYNTGELLPSTTGPTRLDLDATSTTSTTSSGIKSSNELEVPVAKTIANKAGKPVPYAATSNCRATPSQAAKQADIDIVGGGAGVAPGAGVVYESEGSSTSTELENVHAPHTIKRRHLDHAETTTTSAPVAAGGGTGATTTSFVLSDDEATLNEMIGKFDESYIYEKETDILSSDSDLTDCCASELDTGQDAGDECDTDELLDIDFIDTSSMQEVELDRKDLSRNLGNCHYYSNHPISPVLNRKASVRSRRKSGQETGESSQQRRRKRFLKTRKKSCENREKTSSSPLREPRGTRSVGGTPVCLRRNLLGPSERIYKTSPLSNRSNSLIFGSIKKKSTLTIAESEKALLKADLEADMKYKQLIMEAESLLESMKNSLQSIPRDTPVASPRRVNPLANKRVEMLKNSEVVDSKKQTLVLNSPPLEHELAAAINKRIEMLKFETSSASSPPNSPKPARYSPRKTHLTNFMNQNAPPELPPRKIKGNPPSAPLSPQLQLNGRSIQESPKSKRRTMMVTSSTTTTVISFNGSDPEMECIAVEDIGNHNYLPQPQSNTRDGKYGSNTKMENPLHAELNINNNFYCPHSEPLKRKVYKGSSSFERIKKNFDFELDSNGRCKSNERSQIKLLASVSAKSSMQDVTVDEAKGHAIGGSNRKQQLILNTIFDLKRSLEHQSHQLSGFNGE